DNA sequence from the Halichoerus grypus chromosome 8, mHalGry1.hap1.1, whole genome shotgun sequence genome:
AAGTGAGATAAAAAGGGGTAAAAGTTGAGATCCCATAAAACTAGCACTTTGATTTTTACAGTACTTTTCTTGGTATTTAATTTccttaagaaatgttttaattaggggcgcctgggtggctcagttggttaagcaactgccttcggctcaggtcatgatcctggagtcccgggatcgagtcccgcatcgggctccctgctcggcagggagtctgcttctccctctgaccctcctccctctcatgctctctgtctctcattctctatcaaataaataataaaaaaaataaaatcttaaaaaaaaaaaaagaaatgttttaattaaaataggggcactttcttcaaagaagccCTATCAAAAAGACTGCTAGCCATCAATAATTGAGCAATATTAACCAAACattgggtggggcaggggacGCTCTCTGACAGCAAGGCGGAGATAAAGTAATTGGCCTAGGTTTATCTCTCTTCGACTTCAGGGAATGGCAAATTGAAGATTTGCCTATCTAGGGCTTTAAGTCCTTCTTCAGGGCCAAGTTAATAAAAGACCAAGAAACTCCTAATTAAATTGGATATGGACTATTTTGTCAACAAGGCTACACATTTTGGCTTTGTTGTATTTCTGCTTTCCTTGTCAACATCTCAGAGTCCACATTCCCTAGCACTGTGGGGGCCAACTCAAGTTTACAGTTCTGACAAAAATCACCCTGCTTCCAGTTTATCCAAATCCTTTGCCTCTCACTTTTACTTATTAAGCATCATACTACCCAGGAGGTACACTAGCAAATTGTGCAACTGAATAAAATGTACACTTTTTGTTTAGATTCTTGCAACTGTAACGTATGTGGTATAGTATTACTTCTTCTACATTTTGGTCAAACAAAGTTTtacataaactaaaaaaaaaaaaagaggggctcTTTTAAGAAATATGTGGGAGTCATAATTATTCTTAATAATTGTccttaatctgattttttttttttttttggttatactTCACTACCTTCTGGTAGTAAATTATTctgggaaaagggagaaataagaggaaaaaaggtTGACCAGAAAAACACTCAGGAAAGGATAAGAATGATTAACCCCGGGTGAGCACTTACCATGACCAATCTCAAAACTTTCTATGTGCCAACCTGATCAATCCTCCAGCTAACCCAATGTGGCAGTGATTATGGCCTCATTTTACCTACATAGTTAAAGGGCAGAATGATGAGCCAAACCCAGGGGTTGGGCTTTTGCAGTTGGCATTGATCAAAGCCTCGCCTAGGTTCTTGAACCACATCTGCTGGAGTCCTTCTGCTCTGACACTTACCTGGGCTGAAGCCACTGATCCCATTTTTTCAGGGTCTCTGGCTGCAGGGCTGCCTCTACCTGCTCCATTTTCCCTGGGTCAGGTAGGATCAGCAGAGCCTGTGCGTTTCCGCTGTATTCTATCTGGAGGACAGTGCAAGCCATTTCCTGGTCATAGAAGAACCTGTGCATTTCCTTTTGGTGCATCATGGGGATGCAGAGGGGGGTCCTCTCATCCACAAAGAAGCTCTCTTGCTTCAGGGTCTGGTAGCGATTGAAAGGATGCTTCCACTTGGCTTAGGACACAAAAATCCATAAAACTGTGAGAACATACTCAAGGTAAGAAAACTATCTTATTCATAGATTTTCCCAAGATGCTAGCAAAGTCCCTGATATGTAGTCAGTCTTGATGTatgtttttgaataaattaatgaataccGTTCCTATACATCTCAAACATGAGACCTAAGTTTAACTTGAAACTTCATTCATGCAGCAAACATTCAAAACATACTTGATCCCTCGTTCTCTTCAACAAGGTGTCTGAGTGGTTTGGTGGTGGTGGCCTTGTGGCAGATGCAGAGATGCAGATCTTTGTGAAGACCCTGATAGGCAAGACCATCACCCTCGAGTCAAGCCCACGGACACCACTGAGAAAGTCAAAGCCAAAATCCAAGACAAGGAGGACATCCTGCCTCACCAGCAGTGTCTAGTTTTTGCTGGAGGATGGCCTTACTCTCTCAGACTACAATATCCAGGAAGAGTCCAGCCTGCACTTGGTATTTCACCTGCGGGGTGGTCTCAAGGAACCTTCCCTCTGCCAGCTTGCCCAGAAGTACAATTGCAGCTAGACGATCTGCCACAAGTGTTATGCTCTCCTGCACATCCACGCTGTCAACTGTCCCAAGAAGAATTATGGCCACACCAACAACCTGTGCCCCAAGAAGAAAGTCAGAGAAGGCCACTCCACCAGCTCTTCCTTTGTCCACAGGGCGGCCTCCTGCCTAAGCCCCAAGGCCCTGGGGCCTCAATATAAGTTTCCCTTTCAtcgattggaaaaataaaataaaataaacaaataaaacatacttGACACTGTGCCAGACTCTGgagaattaaaaatgattaagactTAGGTCCATGAGACTTCTGATCAGTATCATAGACTTAGTTAAAGCagaaaaaactgttttttttctgcataaaCACCCAGATAAGTTGGACaaaataatggataaataaataaataaatagctgagTTCAAAAACAAGAATCAAACCTTACAGATACTAAGCAGGAATGCATATCTCTGATTTAGAACCAAAGTCATCTGGCTCGTTATCAGAATCAGATACAGCCCCAGGGGTGGTGTTTAATGTCTTCTCAGGCGAAATAAATGAAACCCAGGCCCACACTTGGAACTGATCTCTCTGCAAATAGTCAAAAGCTATGAAAAGCAATCCCTTCCCCGTCTAGGAAGCCTGGATTAAAAAACTCTGCCCAGCAGCTCAGGGATGAGTTAGGACAGGTCACTACATTtccaggtgggggtggaggggaagagtcACTTGCTCtgggttctttgtttttattactcATTCAGTGTAGGAACTCCCCAACCTAAGTCTATGTTCTCATTAACCATTCAGTGCAGGGACTCTTCAAcctagaaattaaaatggaactaGTGAAACCAATAGGACTATACCAGAGGCAAATGTGAAATTGTCTCCTAGAGGCCCTTCCACAACAGGCCATCAGAAACTCATGAAAAGATAATTTCCCCTGAAAATGAGcccaaagataaaaatttcaATCCTTTATTGAAAGAGAATCAGTTGGGGCAGCAAAACCAAGAATTCAAAGTTCAAGATCTCCAGATAGTAGAATaatctgaaaaacattttttttttagtgtgttaaaaaaaaaaggaaggaataaaattcATAAGAATGGGTCATTATGACAAAATGATAGGTAGATTTGAGAAAAATAGGATGTCAAAGTGAAAATATAGTCAGTGAAATTGAAAACTCAGTGGATGGGCGAAACACTAGATACTAATtcttttgaaagaattagtaaaagGGAAGTTTGAGCTGAAGAAATCAGCCAGATGGCagcacagagagacaaagagatgtTTTCCAGGGGGCAGGAGATATAAAAGATGAGCCTGGAGCttcttgtagtgccagaaagtaaggaagtgctctaaaagaaaaaaaaaatcagcaatgaTGGGGTCATGTCAAGGGACCCAGGAACCAATGGAAGGATCTTCTCATGATCAATGTTGGAAAATTTTAAGCCACAAAGCTAAGTAGCAGTGGATTCAacctcaaatataaaataaatatccttgaGTCTATAATGATGTAAGTcagtgattgaataaataaatgcaagagaaaagaaaaatctcccatgcagaagaattccaaataatttaggTAGATCCTCCTTTCTCATGGAGATGAAGCATAACACCCCACTCCCTGAGTGTGGGATGTACCTAGTGACTTCCTTCAATGGGGAAAGGGTAACTTTGCAACAGAGAAATCTGACAAGCATGCCCTCAGCCAGATGGTCAAAGTCAACATCAACGGTGATAAGTCACGCTGATAGTATGCATCCTTGACTTGATGTGATAAGAAAGAATGGCACTTCCTCTCTGTGGCCCTCCTCCACATGGCCCATCACCCCAGTCTTAATCGtgagaaacaaacaggcaaaTCAACCTCAACTGAGAGACATGCTACAGAGTATCTAGCTGATACTCTTCAAAATCAGCAAGGTCATTGAGAGCAATGAAAGTCTGAGAAGCTGTCACAGCCCAGAGGAGCCCACACTGACATggtgactaaatgtaatgtggatCCTGGAATAGACAAAAACACTAGGTAAAAACAAAGGACATCTGAATGGAcctgagtttaaaaaaatggaagaattcatTTTCCTAGTGTCATGATAGAGATATAAGCTACTAAATCAGGAAATAACACGAGTAGAAGATATGAGCCTCGCAAGTATGACATGTTCAATGCCACAGTCAAAATAAGCTAATAAGTTGTTTATACAAATtaagatatggggcgcctgggtggctcagttggttaagtgtccgagtcttggtttcagctcaggtcatggtctcatggttgtgagactgagccctgcgtcaggctctgcactcaggggggagcctgcttgagattctctccctcttcccccctgcacctccccctccactctctctctctctctcaaataaataaacctttaagaaaaaaaaggatctgGTGAGGATACTAACACATAAGTACAAGATCATCTGTACAGTACCATACCATTCTCATAAAATTTAGAACAAATACACTGTATCAGATGGGATTATGGATACTTAATATGCTCATGGAGGGAGCACACAGGCAAAGGGATGCACACCACTCCTAGGATAGTGGTTGCCTCTGGAGAGGGATAGAAGGAGGGAAATGGGACCAGGGAAGGCTTAAAAAAGGAACTGACCTCTCCCTGCAATatagtattctttaaaaaaataaaaatctgaagcaaatggtaaaatgttaatatttgtttgtTCCTGGTTGGGGAGAATATGGTTGTTTTATATCACtctctgtatatttttctttgttcaaaaTAGATGCTAATAtaaaaagtaagatttttctAAAAAGGGGGTTATACCTAAAAGAGTGTGATTGAATgcctaacagaaaaaaaaatcagaataaaaaccGAATGGAAGAAACAtggcaagagaaaacaaatattgatAAATCGAGTAGTCCTACAGGAAGGTTATGTAAATATATGGAGGTAACTACCCAAAGGGACAGCTGCAAGACTTGAAGACAGGTGGCTTTCAGGGGCAGGACTGCAGATGGTGGAGGCGGCAGTATTTTTGCCCAAGCCAGTCCTCACCTTTGAAGAAGATGTAATTCAAGAGAACCATGAGCGTGTCTTGCGTGAACTCCTGGAGGCAGTCCGTCACCTGCCCGTACGTCTGCTTTCTCACGTACTCGTTAATCTGCCTCCTGGTCATGGCAGAATCCGAGAAGTTGGCAGAAAAAGCAAAAGCTCCATACAGCTCCCTGATAGTGTCCAAAAAATGCTGCTGAGGTTTTAGTTGCTTGTCCAGGAACAAGGAGTTGCCCACTTTCAGTTCAAGTTTGGGGCTGGGCAGGTCAAGGGTGTGGATGAGGCTCTGGAAACCCCGGTGGATGTCAGCTTCTGGGGTCTCTGTGAGGTTGAAGCCGAGGCCCTCCAGGATCTGAGTTGGGGTGTCAGCCTGGGCCCCAAGAgagagcagggccagggaggtAGAGATGCTCACGGGGGAAAAGAAGATGTTTCCTGAGGTATCCGTGGCCAGCTGCTTGTACAAACGCAAGGCAAAGTTGGTGACGGTGGGTGTGATTTTGTGGTAGGCGGGGGCTGGCGCGGAGAGCTGATCTCGGGGGGCTTGAGGGACCCCCAGACTCTTATCTCTGTGGGCAGGAAAGGGCTGACAGTGGACAGAGGGCAGGATCCCTGCTCCCAGCAGCCACAGCCAGGCTGGACCCATCCCCTGAAAACAAGATGTTGAACATGTCATCCTACTTCATAAGTAACCTCAGCACTCCCCATTGCTCACACAGTGAGCCTCACATCCAAACTGTACCCCACACAGGGGTCATGAGGGGCTCTGCAGAGGGTGAGCCTACAGACTGAGCCATAGCCCTAAATCTGCTTGACATATTGATCATCTGTCTATGAGGTTTTGTTGAGAAAAGGACTCTGGGCTCTAAAAACAAACTTCCATTGtttattctcccttcctccctctcccctcccttccctcctccctccctctcttccttctttctttccttccttccttccttccttccttccttccttccttccttccttccctcctttttcttttttctttcttctttccaggcATTATTTGAATCATTCATTAACTTTCAGGGACTGGGGGTGGCTACGGAGCAGATGCTCAGGACACGGTGACAGTGAGTGAGGCTGGGCCTTGCTAGCACCCAGGTGTGGCCATTCACGTCACTCTTGCCAATTGGAGGGCAGAGGATGGCGTGTGCAGCCCCTGGGTCAGATCCTCCAAGAAAGGGGAGTGCCCTCTCCTCTTCTGATTTTTCATTAGGTGGAGTGTTGAGGTGATGATGAGTCATGGGGTCTGGTGGATGGGGGCCACCCCTGAGGGGTGGATGGAGCCTGGGAGGAGGGATCAGCTCTGTTTCCATCAAACTTGTCATCTCGAGCACCCCTTGTCACAGGCAGCCACTGAAACCTGTATCTTAATTGATGAAGAGGTTCAGGGAAGACATCTGTCAAGGGTTCAACTGTgcgccccccaaattcatatgttgaagctcgaATCCCCAGTATCTCTGAAAGTTTGTTTGGAAATGGGGCGGTTAGGTATAATTGGTTAAGACAAAGTCATtagaagagccaagatgtccatcaacagatgaatggataaagaagatgtggtatatatacaatggaatattatgcagccatcaaaaggaataagatcttgccatttgcaacgacgtggatggaactggagggtattatgctgagcgaaataagtcaaacagagaaagacatgtatcatatgacctcactgatatgaggaattcttaatcttaggaaacaaactgagggttgctggagtggggggtggggtgggagggatggggtgactgggtgatggacactggggagggtatctgttctggtaagcgctgtgaattgtgcaagactgttgaatctcagatctgtacctctgaaacaaataatgcaatatatgttaagaaagaaaaaaagaagaagaagaatgtagcaggaggggaagaatgaagggggggaatcggagggggagaagaaccatgagagacgatggactctgaaaaacaaactgagggttctagaggggaggggggtgggaggatgggttagcctggtgatgggtattgaggagggcacgttctgcatggagcactgggtgttatgcacaaacaatgaatcatggaacactatatctaaaactaatgatgtaatgtatggggattaacataacaataaaaaaataaaataaaataaaataaaataaaataaaataaaatgatagtgtttctaaggaaaaaaaaaaaaaaaagacaaagtcatTAGATGGGACCTAACCTAGTAAGACCGGTGTCCTTCTAAAAAGGGGACATTCGGGCACAGACaagcacacagggagaatgcactgtgaagacaaaggcagagatCGAGGTGATGCTTCTAGAACCAAGGATGCCAGAGATCGCCAGCAACCCCGGCAGCTCGGGGAGAGGTCTAGAGCGGGTTGTCCCTCCCAGCCTCAGAAGGAATCAGCCCTGCCACCGGCACCTGGATCTCCGACTTCCGGCCCCCACGACTGCGGGACAATCCATTTCTGTCTTTGAAGCCCCCCAGGTTGTGGTGCTTTGTTggggcagccctaggaaatgaatctTATCTCTCTAGTACTTTAGGTCACGAAATGTGCCAGCGAAGCCTTCTACCTCTAGGGGGTCAACATGGTGCAGGAGCaggggactccttcctcagggcagggagggagctcCAGCTCGAGGTGAAACTGCAGTGTAGACGTGGCTTatctctgctccctctgcccccggtCTAGTGCCCCTGTCCCTTTCAGGgtctccacacacacacctccgCACGTCCTCATAGAGCATGCACTATCACATGGCCACCCGGACTCCCCCACACCTTGATGTCCCCAGTA
Encoded proteins:
- the SERPINA11 gene encoding serpin A11, with amino-acid sequence MGPAWLWLLGAGILPSVHCQPFPAHRDKSLGVPQAPRDQLSAPAPAYHKITPTVTNFALRLYKQLATDTSGNIFFSPVSISTSLALLSLGAQADTPTQILEGLGFNLTETPEADIHRGFQSLIHTLDLPSPKLELKVGNSLFLDKQLKPQQHFLDTIRELYGAFAFSANFSDSAMTRRQINEYVRKQTYGQVTDCLQEFTQDTLMVLLNYIFFKAKWKHPFNRYQTLKQESFFVDERTPLCIPMMHQKEMHRFFYDQEMACTVLQIEYSGNAQALLILPDPGKMEQVEAALQPETLKKWDQWLQPSLLDLHLPRFSISGTYNLEEILPHMGLTNIFNLEADLSGITEQLNKTISLVSHKAAMDMNVWGTRAGVASGLLSQPRALNTTSAPQARFNRPFLVLLWEVTTQSLLFLGKVVNPAAG